The Nycticebus coucang isolate mNycCou1 chromosome 15, mNycCou1.pri, whole genome shotgun sequence genome has a segment encoding these proteins:
- the LOC128566628 gene encoding zinc finger protein 322-like: MYTSEEKCNQRTQKRKIYHVCPRKGKKIFIYVHEITQIGDQIYQCLECKQNFCENLALIMCERTYTGEKPYRCDMCEKTFVQSSDLISHQRIHNYEKPYKCSKCEKSFWHHLALSGHQRTHAGKKFYTCDICGKNFGQSSDLLVHQRSHTGEKPYLCSECDKCFSRSTNLIRHRRTHTGEKPFKCLECEKAFSGKSDLISHQRTHTGERPYKCNKCEKSYRHRSAFIVHKRVHTGEKPYKCGACEKCFGQKSDLIVHQRVHTGEKPYKCLECMRSFTRSANLIRHQATHTHTFKCLEYEKNFNCSSDLIVHQRIHMEEKPHQWSACESGFLLGMDFVAQQKMRTQTEELHYKYSVCDKTFHQSSALLQHQTVHIGEKPYICNMSEKDIELSPPHASEASQMS; encoded by the coding sequence ATGTACACTTCAGAAGAGAAATGTAATCAGAGaactcaaaaaaggaaaatatatcatGTATGCCCTCGGAAgggtaaaaagatttttatttatgtgcATGAGATTACTCAAATAGGTGATCAGATATACCAGTGCCTTGAATGCAAGCAAAACTTCTGTGAAAACTTAGCTCTTATTATGTGTGAGAGAACCTACACTGGGGAGAAACCTTATAGATGTGATATGTGTGAGAAAACCTTTGTCCAAAGCTCAGATCTTATTTCACACCAGAGGATCCACAATTAtgagaaaccttataaatgtagCAAGTGTGAGAAGAGCTTTTGGCACCACTTAGCCCTTTCAGGACACCAGAGAACACATGCAGGTAAAAAATTCTATACATGTGACATTTGTGGCAAGAATTTTGGTCAGAGTTCTGATCTGCTTGTCCACCAGCGAAGCCATACAGGCGAGAAACCCTATCTATGTAGTGAGTGTGATAAATGCTTTAGTAGAAGTACAAACCTCATAAGGCACCGAAGAACTCACACAGGTGAAAAACCATTTAAGTGTCTGGAGTGTGAAAAAGCTTTTAGTGGGAAATCAGATCTTATTAGCCACCAGAGAACTCACACTGGTGAAAGGCCCTACAAATGTAATAAGTGTGAAAAAAGTTACCGACACCGTTCAGCCTTCATTGTACATAAAAGAGTTcatactggggagaaaccctataaGTGTGGTGCCTGTGAAAAATGCTTTGGCCAGAAATCAGACCTAATTGTGCACCAGAGAGTCCACACAGGGGAGAAGCCTTATAAATGTTTGGAATGTATGAGAAGTTTTACTCGGAGTGCCAATCTAATTAGGCACCAGGCAACTCACACTCATACTTTTAAATGCCTTGAATATGAGAAAAACTTCAACTGTAGCTCAGACCTTATAGTGCATCAAAGAATTCACATGGAAGAGAAGCCACACCAGTGGTCTGCTTGTGAGAGTGGCTTCCTCTTAGGTATGGATTTTGTTGCTCAACAGAAAATGAGAACTCAGACTGAAGAGCTACATTATAAATACAGTGTATGTGATAAGACCTTCCACCAGAGCTCAGCCCTTCTTCAACATCAGACAGTACACATTGGTGAAAAACCATATATCTGTAATATGAGTGAGAAAGATATTGAGctcagccctccccatgcatcagAAGCTTCTCAGATGTCTTAA